The proteins below are encoded in one region of Winogradskyella helgolandensis:
- a CDS encoding DUF6617 family protein gives MKGSIFSSLVSITNGLHRDNRQEKDFKYLLSDFKLNQKANNAVFKVNFKKPLNAKKEYYQKLIINETENTVASFVKEFPKNATTPENKYSYTILLNKFDKYLNDIATYINKRGITTDLNNDDNYIINYLKVSVIRLYAELQEQYGQFSENTKFSISEIAEKYFNDETFDVSLIEKNTTKKVATKKTSKTKATPKTSFGYKSNDTSTLLTVLKQVNLKIDLLDNRTTVEHLHQLLLAKDFANTESQIYLQCETTQFSYLVTKLKPFFNGFNPTAIERSGKFITKTGTLLKANNLHKNKIHNPKEKEEIDKIIQQLQ, from the coding sequence ATGAAAGGAAGTATATTTTCAAGTTTGGTTTCTATAACCAATGGCTTACATAGAGATAATAGACAGGAAAAGGATTTTAAATACTTATTGTCTGATTTTAAATTGAACCAAAAAGCTAATAACGCAGTTTTTAAAGTAAACTTTAAAAAGCCTTTAAATGCGAAAAAAGAATACTATCAAAAGCTAATAATTAATGAAACAGAAAATACAGTAGCATCATTTGTAAAGGAATTTCCGAAAAATGCAACTACACCAGAAAATAAATACAGCTATACCATTCTACTTAATAAATTTGATAAGTACTTAAATGACATTGCAACTTATATCAATAAAAGAGGTATAACAACAGATTTAAATAATGATGACAATTATATCATAAACTACTTAAAAGTATCTGTAATAAGGTTGTATGCTGAACTACAAGAGCAATACGGACAATTTTCGGAAAATACAAAATTCTCAATTTCTGAAATTGCAGAAAAATACTTTAATGATGAAACTTTTGATGTTAGCTTAATAGAAAAGAACACCACTAAAAAAGTTGCTACCAAAAAAACATCAAAAACGAAAGCAACACCCAAGACTTCTTTTGGATATAAAAGTAATGACACTTCAACTTTGCTAACTGTACTTAAACAAGTAAATCTAAAAATCGATTTGTTAGATAACCGCACAACTGTTGAACATTTGCACCAATTGTTATTAGCAAAAGATTTTGCAAATACAGAATCGCAAATTTATCTTCAATGCGAAACTACACAGTTTAGTTACCTTGTAACAAAACTTAAACCATTTTTTAATGGTTTCAATCCTACGGCAATAGAACGTTCTGGAAAATTTATTACTAAAACAGGTACGCTATTAAAGGCGAATAATCTTCACAAAAACAAAATTCACAACCCAAAAGAAAAGGAAGAAATAGATAAAATCATCCAACAACTGCAATAA
- a CDS encoding TlpA disulfide reductase family protein, with protein MKNVLIFTIIGLLFLGCKTEEKRTDYIINGNAPGIYNGVRSYLKMVEKNGRERVIDTAIVIDEKFSFTGKVLYPTLSSISVNSVNGKLNFMLENSVIDITIDKSNIAQSKISGSSSQNDFERYQNEFTTIRKEAMDLKSQLRNIRANQTATKRDSLTKLSTAAEKKLQELPINFIENNTNSYYSLALIDIEASKNNANIDKLLAAYNTLDSELKSSPKGVSLKINLDNLLIAYQKKARVDIGKIAPDFTAPTPEGNTVSLNDIKGKVTIIDFWAAWCGPCRRENPNVVRIYDKYHDQGLEIIGVSLDGNRTQKDPKQTWLDAIEKDKLTWTHVSNLQYFQDPVAQLYNINAIPAVFILDAEGKIVAKNLRGNALEAKVKELLQQ; from the coding sequence ATGAAAAACGTATTAATCTTCACCATTATTGGACTTTTATTTTTAGGATGTAAAACAGAAGAAAAACGAACAGATTACATTATAAACGGTAACGCTCCAGGAATTTATAATGGAGTACGATCGTATTTAAAAATGGTTGAGAAAAATGGTAGAGAGCGCGTTATAGATACAGCGATTGTAATTGATGAAAAGTTTTCGTTTACAGGTAAAGTCTTATATCCAACGTTGTCTTCAATTTCTGTGAACTCCGTAAATGGTAAACTAAATTTTATGCTAGAAAATAGTGTGATTGATATTACTATTGACAAATCTAATATAGCACAATCTAAAATTTCTGGCTCGTCGTCTCAAAATGATTTTGAACGCTATCAAAATGAATTCACAACAATCCGTAAAGAGGCTATGGACCTAAAAAGTCAATTAAGAAACATTAGAGCTAATCAGACCGCAACTAAAAGAGATTCGCTGACAAAGCTTTCTACAGCTGCCGAAAAGAAGCTTCAAGAACTTCCAATTAATTTTATAGAAAACAATACAAACAGCTATTATAGTTTAGCATTAATTGATATTGAAGCTTCTAAAAACAATGCCAATATCGATAAATTATTAGCTGCTTATAACACCCTTGATTCTGAATTAAAATCATCACCAAAAGGTGTATCTCTTAAAATAAACTTAGATAATTTATTAATTGCTTATCAGAAAAAAGCACGTGTTGATATTGGGAAAATAGCACCAGATTTTACAGCGCCAACCCCAGAAGGAAACACTGTTAGTTTAAATGATATTAAAGGCAAGGTTACCATTATAGATTTTTGGGCAGCTTGGTGTGGTCCATGCCGAAGAGAAAACCCTAATGTGGTTAGAATTTACGATAAATATCACGACCAAGGCTTAGAAATCATTGGAGTATCTTTAGATGGCAATCGCACTCAAAAGGATCCTAAACAAACATGGCTAGATGCTATTGAAAAAGATAAATTAACATGGACTCACGTTTCTAACTTACAGTATTTCCAAGATCCAGTAGCACAACTTTATAATATAAACGCTATTCCTGCTGTATTTATATTGGATGCCGAAGGTAAGATTGTTGCCAAAAACCTTAGAGGAAATGCTTTAGAAGCAAAAGTAAAAGAGCTCTTACAACAATAA
- a CDS encoding BT4734/BF3469 family protein, translated as MEISREAILDKTHYGLKIYAYVLRQYYPNQTVLSVKGRDCGITRNPFNGGKETLRIHIDGIIATHRDTELEAFKGDVFDFAQYHFRITDEEDLYQKINQELHLNLEVKEKDELEWLNEPDDTWYANCSFFKAPVRNVFPSETLRLHQVFALITSNKYKKITEELRAITNVKEARKFKANRFDYVTLSGTFEKRSDNNLLKHSNLLTIDFDHLENLQELRTQLLNDEYFETEMLFISPSGDGLKWIIRIDISEVSHSEYFTAVANYIKHNYNIEVDQSGKDVSRACFLPYDPTAFLHKRHQAL; from the coding sequence ATGGAAATAAGTAGAGAAGCAATTTTAGACAAAACACATTATGGTTTAAAAATCTATGCCTATGTGTTGAGACAGTATTATCCTAATCAAACAGTCCTTTCTGTAAAAGGAAGGGACTGTGGGATAACTCGAAACCCTTTTAATGGTGGTAAAGAAACCTTACGGATTCATATTGATGGTATTATAGCAACACATCGAGATACAGAATTAGAAGCCTTTAAAGGTGATGTATTCGATTTTGCACAATATCATTTTAGAATAACCGATGAAGAAGATTTGTACCAGAAGATAAATCAAGAGCTACATCTAAATTTAGAAGTCAAGGAAAAAGACGAATTGGAATGGCTTAATGAACCAGACGATACGTGGTATGCCAACTGTAGCTTTTTTAAAGCACCTGTTCGCAATGTGTTTCCTTCGGAAACCTTGCGATTACATCAAGTATTTGCATTAATCACAAGTAATAAATACAAAAAGATTACTGAAGAATTAAGAGCAATTACCAATGTAAAAGAAGCACGTAAATTCAAAGCGAATCGCTTTGATTACGTAACACTTTCAGGAACATTTGAAAAACGAAGCGATAACAATTTGCTAAAGCATTCTAATTTATTAACCATTGATTTTGACCATTTAGAGAATCTACAAGAGTTAAGAACACAGCTCTTAAATGATGAATATTTTGAAACCGAAATGCTATTCATATCACCATCTGGCGATGGCCTAAAATGGATTATTAGAATAGATATTTCAGAAGTATCGCATTCAGAATATTTCACAGCAGTAGCAAATTACATTAAACACAATTATAACATTGAGGTTGACCAGTCAGGTAAAGACGTTTCCAGAGCGTGTTTTTTACCATATGACCCAACAGCCTTTTTACATAAAAGACATCAAGCATTATGA
- a CDS encoding lysophospholipid acyltransferase family protein, translating into MQLIAYILVYPILWLISILPFRLLYGFSDVIYFFMYKIFGYRKSVVKENLRLVFPEKSEHEISIITGKFYHHFCDMMVEAIKSLTITEAEMNKRFKFTNVELINDLEKKQRSIILMCAHYGSWEWIFILQKHVKHKGYAVYKRLANKYFDKLVKRIRAKYNSHLITTKETYGVLLESKKKGELTINGFVSDQTPKVHKAFHWNEFMGIKVPMHTGAEMLAKKLDMAVVFFSVKRIKRGYYETTFKTITEHPKDFKDYEITDLFFKLVEEQILEAPQYYLWTHRRWKHRDKVPTEFL; encoded by the coding sequence ATGCAACTTATTGCTTATATTTTAGTTTACCCGATTCTTTGGTTAATATCAATATTACCATTTAGATTACTTTACGGATTCTCTGATGTCATATACTTTTTTATGTATAAAATTTTCGGTTACAGAAAATCAGTTGTAAAAGAGAATTTACGATTGGTTTTTCCAGAAAAATCAGAACACGAAATTTCTATAATTACAGGAAAATTCTATCACCATTTTTGTGATATGATGGTGGAAGCCATAAAATCATTGACGATTACTGAAGCTGAAATGAATAAACGCTTTAAGTTTACAAATGTCGAATTAATCAATGATCTAGAAAAAAAACAACGAAGTATTATTTTAATGTGCGCGCATTATGGCAGTTGGGAATGGATTTTTATTTTACAAAAACATGTTAAGCATAAAGGTTATGCCGTCTACAAACGTCTAGCCAATAAGTATTTTGATAAATTAGTAAAACGTATTAGAGCCAAATATAATTCTCACCTTATCACTACAAAAGAAACCTATGGCGTTCTGCTAGAAAGTAAGAAAAAAGGAGAATTAACCATCAATGGATTTGTCTCTGACCAAACCCCTAAAGTTCATAAAGCCTTTCACTGGAATGAATTTATGGGCATAAAAGTACCAATGCATACTGGTGCAGAAATGTTGGCTAAGAAATTAGATATGGCAGTGGTGTTTTTTAGCGTAAAACGAATTAAGCGTGGCTATTATGAAACAACGTTTAAAACCATTACAGAACATCCTAAAGACTTCAAAGATTACGAAATTACAGATCTGTTTTTTAAACTGGTCGAAGAACAAATTTTAGAAGCTCCACAGTATTATCTTTGGACACACAGACGCTGGAAACATAGAGACAAAGTGCCTACTGAATTCCTTTAA
- a CDS encoding helix-turn-helix domain-containing protein — translation MPISVGEDIGEMMHHNAPRCTITLHKAPFMSSNLFIPKTCKHCGNAFTARTTVTKYCGDTCAKRAYKARKRQEKIQATLTEDMQQQKQVVEVRNPNAVNNKDFLSVTEASQLIGVSRWTIQRMIQQGRLKAVPFGRKRIVARWQIENLFN, via the coding sequence TTGCCCATTTCTGTTGGCGAAGATATTGGCGAAATGATGCACCATAACGCACCACGTTGCACCATTACGCTACATAAAGCACCATTTATGAGCAGTAATTTATTCATTCCTAAAACTTGTAAGCATTGCGGTAATGCATTTACAGCACGTACAACAGTTACTAAATACTGTGGCGATACTTGTGCAAAAAGAGCTTATAAGGCACGCAAACGTCAAGAAAAAATTCAAGCTACTCTTACTGAAGATATGCAACAGCAAAAACAAGTTGTTGAAGTTCGCAATCCTAATGCTGTAAATAACAAAGATTTTTTAAGCGTAACAGAAGCCTCACAACTGATTGGCGTGAGTAGATGGACCATTCAAAGAATGATTCAACAAGGACGTTTAAAAGCAGTTCCTTTTGGTAGAAAGCGTATTGTGGCCAGATGGCAAATAGAAAACCTTTTTAATTAA
- a CDS encoding site-specific integrase — protein MKVTLRQRKKNDKISLYLDYYHKGKRKTEYLRLYLTPNPKTKTEREVNKKTKQLAETICAQRQIEIQNGIYGFQDIEKLKGSFITYITALAEKKNTSSGNYGNWNSMLKHLKKFCPTDVSFQDIDKSFVERFKEYLDKEAIGRAGKQLSQNSKYSYYGKFSAALKQAVKDGILKVNPANGVEYFKQGEPQREFLTLDELQKAVNTECELPILKNAFIFSALTGLRWSDIEKLIWSEIQHSKEMGYYIRFRQKKTKGVETLPISDQARNLLGEKGNPDDKVFDGLHYSAWSNLKLQQWMMKAGITKTITFHCARHTYATLQLTLGTDIYTVSKLLGHKELRTTQIYAKVIDDKKKEAANRIQLDL, from the coding sequence ATGAAAGTAACATTAAGACAACGCAAGAAGAACGACAAAATAAGTCTGTATTTAGATTACTATCATAAAGGCAAACGTAAAACAGAATACTTACGCTTATACCTTACACCTAATCCTAAAACCAAAACTGAAAGAGAGGTTAATAAGAAAACCAAACAATTGGCTGAAACTATATGTGCACAGCGACAAATAGAAATTCAAAATGGTATTTATGGCTTTCAAGATATTGAAAAGCTAAAAGGTAGTTTTATTACTTATATCACAGCTTTAGCAGAAAAGAAAAATACAAGCTCTGGCAATTATGGTAATTGGAATAGTATGCTAAAACATTTAAAAAAGTTTTGTCCAACAGATGTTAGTTTTCAAGATATAGACAAATCGTTTGTTGAGCGTTTCAAAGAGTATTTAGATAAAGAAGCAATAGGTAGAGCAGGTAAGCAATTGTCTCAAAATTCAAAATATTCGTATTATGGTAAATTTTCAGCGGCATTAAAACAGGCGGTCAAGGATGGAATTTTAAAAGTAAATCCTGCAAATGGTGTAGAGTATTTTAAACAAGGAGAACCTCAACGAGAATTTTTAACGCTTGATGAATTACAAAAAGCAGTTAATACAGAATGTGAACTGCCTATCTTAAAGAATGCTTTTATTTTTTCAGCTTTAACCGGATTACGTTGGTCAGATATTGAAAAACTGATATGGTCAGAAATCCAGCACTCAAAAGAAATGGGATATTATATCCGATTTAGACAAAAGAAAACTAAAGGTGTCGAAACCTTACCAATATCAGACCAAGCAAGAAATCTATTAGGAGAAAAAGGTAATCCAGACGATAAAGTATTTGATGGCTTACATTATAGTGCCTGGTCTAATTTAAAATTACAACAATGGATGATGAAGGCAGGTATTACTAAAACTATTACGTTTCATTGTGCGCGTCATACCTACGCTACCTTACAATTAACTTTGGGTACAGACATATATACTGTATCAAAATTATTAGGTCATAAAGAGTTACGAACTACACAGATATATGCCAAAGTAATTGACGATAAAAAGAAAGAAGCTGCTAACCGTATTCAACTGGATTTATAA
- a CDS encoding helix-turn-helix domain-containing protein — protein sequence MTEIIDLLLTLSQEIKDIKARIELLRQSRAEVLKDTWIDNQDVLQTLHISKRTLQTLRTNGTLPYSKVKGKFYYKVADIEQLLQDNYYNHNFKQDGNK from the coding sequence ATGACTGAAATAATCGATTTACTCTTAACGCTCTCTCAAGAAATAAAGGACATTAAAGCACGTATCGAATTGTTACGACAATCGAGAGCAGAAGTATTAAAAGATACGTGGATAGACAATCAAGATGTATTGCAGACCTTACATATAAGTAAGCGAACGCTACAAACTTTAAGAACCAATGGCACTTTGCCTTACAGCAAAGTAAAAGGTAAATTTTACTATAAAGTTGCTGACATAGAGCAATTGCTTCAAGACAACTACTACAACCATAATTTCAAGCAAGATGGAAATAAGTAG
- a CDS encoding rhomboid family intramembrane serine protease codes for MDNLGISIVTIVIIAANGIMSFKGFDDRGFFEKYKFNVGSIKRGEQIRMLSSGFLHADLTHLLFNMFTLYFFADAVIMKLGSFNFIVIYFASLVFGNLLSLYFHKDEYWYSAIGASGAVTGVLYAAILLRPDMSLYMYFIPIPIPGYVFGIGYLLYSIYGMKNRIGNIGHDAHFGGAIGGYVVTLIMMPSLFTTNLGYVGLLAIPIVILFVLYKTGKLK; via the coding sequence ATGGACAATTTAGGTATAAGTATAGTTACCATTGTAATCATTGCAGCCAACGGTATTATGTCCTTTAAAGGATTTGATGATCGTGGTTTTTTTGAGAAATACAAGTTTAATGTTGGTAGTATAAAACGAGGTGAACAGATTAGGATGTTGAGTTCGGGCTTTTTACATGCAGATCTTACGCATTTGTTATTTAATATGTTTACGCTTTACTTTTTTGCAGATGCTGTAATTATGAAGTTGGGGTCCTTCAATTTTATTGTTATTTATTTTGCTAGTTTAGTTTTTGGAAACTTACTCTCGCTCTATTTTCATAAGGATGAGTATTGGTATAGTGCCATTGGTGCGAGTGGTGCCGTAACTGGTGTTTTGTATGCAGCCATACTGTTACGTCCAGATATGAGTTTGTATATGTATTTTATACCCATTCCTATTCCTGGTTATGTGTTTGGTATTGGCTATTTATTATATTCCATTTATGGTATGAAAAATAGAATTGGAAACATTGGTCACGATGCCCATTTTGGGGGAGCAATAGGTGGCTATGTGGTGACTCTAATAATGATGCCAAGTTTGTTTACTACCAATTTAGGCTATGTTGGATTGTTAGCGATACCAATAGTTATTCTTTTTGTATTGTATAAAACAGGAAAATTAAAATAA
- the mnmE gene encoding tRNA uridine-5-carboxymethylaminomethyl(34) synthesis GTPase MnmE gives MHNDTIVALATPSGSGAIAIIRLSGKEAITKASKCFKSVSNKNLSKQATHTIHLGHIIDDKRMVDEVLVSVFKDPNSYTGENVVEISCHGSSYIQQEIIQLFLRQGCRMATAGEFTLRAFLNGKLDLSQAEAVADLISSDNEASHQIAMQQMRGGFSSEIAKLREELLNFASLIELELDFAEEDVEFADRTQFKALIERITFVLKRLIDSFAVGNVIKNGIPVAIVGEPNVGKSTLLNALLNEDRAIVSEIAGTTRDTIEDEISIGGIGFRFIDTAGIRETEDIVESIGIKKTFEKIEQAQVVMFLVSSAQLAVDADAIKTITIEIEKVKNKFPQKQLLVILNKIDQITDSELADIRTALQSKATQVIPISAKSGFGVEQLTNKLLDLINTGALRNNETIVTNSRHYDALLKAFEEVQKVKDGLETDLSGDLLAIDIRQALYHFGEITGEITNDDLLGNIFANFCIGK, from the coding sequence ATGCATAACGATACCATTGTAGCTTTAGCAACACCATCTGGAAGTGGTGCCATTGCGATTATACGATTATCAGGAAAGGAAGCGATAACTAAAGCTTCAAAATGTTTTAAATCGGTTTCAAATAAGAATTTATCAAAACAAGCGACGCATACCATTCATTTAGGTCATATTATTGATGATAAAAGAATGGTTGATGAGGTTTTGGTGTCTGTTTTTAAAGATCCTAATTCTTATACTGGTGAAAACGTTGTGGAGATATCGTGTCATGGCTCGTCTTATATTCAACAAGAAATTATTCAACTCTTTTTAAGGCAAGGTTGTCGGATGGCAACCGCTGGTGAATTTACTTTACGTGCTTTTTTAAATGGCAAGTTAGATTTAAGTCAGGCAGAAGCTGTAGCCGATCTTATTTCTAGTGATAATGAAGCGTCTCATCAAATTGCGATGCAACAAATGCGTGGTGGCTTCTCTTCTGAAATAGCGAAGTTGCGTGAAGAACTTTTAAACTTTGCATCATTAATAGAATTAGAATTGGACTTTGCAGAAGAAGATGTTGAATTTGCAGACAGAACCCAATTTAAAGCGCTTATAGAACGTATCACTTTTGTGTTGAAACGTTTGATTGATTCTTTTGCTGTAGGTAACGTGATTAAAAATGGAATTCCGGTTGCAATTGTTGGTGAGCCTAATGTAGGGAAGTCCACGTTGTTGAATGCTTTACTGAATGAAGATCGTGCGATTGTTTCTGAAATTGCAGGTACGACAAGAGATACTATTGAAGACGAAATCTCTATAGGAGGTATTGGTTTTCGGTTTATAGATACCGCAGGAATTCGTGAAACCGAAGATATTGTTGAAAGCATTGGTATTAAAAAGACGTTTGAAAAGATAGAACAAGCCCAAGTGGTGATGTTTTTGGTTAGTAGTGCACAATTGGCTGTAGATGCTGACGCTATTAAAACCATTACTATTGAAATTGAAAAGGTAAAGAACAAGTTTCCACAGAAACAACTCTTAGTAATCTTGAATAAAATAGATCAGATTACGGATTCGGAATTGGCTGATATTAGAACGGCTTTACAATCTAAAGCGACTCAGGTTATTCCTATTTCGGCGAAATCCGGTTTTGGAGTGGAACAACTTACCAATAAGCTTCTCGATTTAATAAATACCGGAGCACTTCGAAATAATGAAACGATTGTGACTAATTCGCGTCATTATGATGCGTTGTTAAAAGCTTTTGAAGAAGTACAAAAAGTAAAAGATGGTCTAGAAACAGATCTTTCTGGAGATTTGTTAGCCATTGATATTCGTCAGGCGTTGTATCACTTTGGAGAGATTACAGGTGAGATTACCAATGATGATTTGTTGGGTAATATTTTTGCTAATTTTTGTATCGGGAAGTAA
- a CDS encoding helix-turn-helix domain-containing protein, which yields MDTNIIEKLDRIEKLLLEQQTMQKQVLNFNETCKYLELSQSHLYKLTSTGTIPHYKPNGKKIYFQREELDHWLLRNRMNSRDEIEQQAADYLIKKGAVKL from the coding sequence ATGGACACAAATATCATCGAAAAGTTAGACCGCATTGAAAAACTCTTATTAGAGCAACAAACAATGCAAAAGCAAGTATTAAACTTTAATGAAACTTGCAAGTATTTAGAATTATCCCAATCGCACTTGTATAAACTCACAAGTACGGGAACCATTCCACATTATAAACCGAATGGTAAAAAGATTTATTTCCAAAGAGAAGAGTTAGACCATTGGTTACTGCGTAACCGTATGAACTCAAGAGACGAAATCGAACAGCAAGCTGCCGATTACCTTATTAAGAAAGGAGCGGTGAAGTTATGA
- a CDS encoding helix-turn-helix domain-containing protein yields the protein MEFGEYIRSLRENRNLLLREMAANLNMDVAYLSKIERGNRMARREQVVAFAKALKQDENELIKLWMSEQIVLMLKNEKESTEILKIAEEKISKIVKKGKDLK from the coding sequence ATGGAGTTTGGAGAGTACATACGCTCATTGCGTGAAAACCGCAATTTGCTATTAAGAGAAATGGCTGCAAACCTAAATATGGACGTTGCCTATTTAAGCAAAATAGAACGAGGAAATCGGATGGCAAGACGCGAACAAGTAGTTGCATTCGCTAAAGCATTAAAACAAGACGAAAACGAATTAATTAAGCTATGGATGTCCGAACAAATTGTACTAATGCTCAAAAATGAAAAAGAGAGTACGGAAATCCTCAAAATAGCTGAAGAAAAAATTAGTAAGATTGTTAAAAAGGGTAAGGATTTAAAGTAA
- a CDS encoding DUF3987 domain-containing protein, producing MTKIFNPKDWLEVPKEPTKPKSNTATTNVVAVADNDIESYISAIEQSGTDITGSYATWRDLGFALAEEYRETGRDYFHRISKNYAGYDAKECDAQFDKCLNAKGHGITIATFYHYTHQSGIKPTKQQYNNEVATNVVTVVDTPNQAMPTIPETVYENLPQFLQQVVNPANGQEEKDILLLGALTAFSACFPKLFGIYDQRKVFSNLYLFVTAPASAGKGRLNQIKNLVEPVHKLKREQAKVLKQQFQSETATYNMNKGKDENLEKPSKPPERMLFIPANNSVTGVYQLISDNKGRGLIFETEGDTLAQAFKSDYGNYSDGFRKAFHHETISYYRRTDREYVDIEKPCLSTVLSGTPKQVATLIPNAENGLFSRFMFYYMNIKPTWKNVFQNSNKVGLDDYYNQLGSEFLELYKTLKNNPEIEIRLTTTQQQQFNTFFESLQTKYINLQPEEYIATIRRLGLIAFRVMMLFTAFRIMEDGDVNGTKECEDIDFENAITIISILVKHSSKVFNDLPIEQKATKRSNRKERFLESLPKQFIRQVYLDLATKQNIPHKTAEGYITKFVEAGLIHREAHNNYSNPAKP from the coding sequence ATGACTAAAATATTTAACCCAAAAGATTGGTTAGAAGTTCCTAAAGAGCCAACAAAACCAAAAAGCAACACAGCAACAACTAATGTTGTTGCTGTTGCTGATAACGACATTGAATCCTACATTTCAGCAATCGAGCAATCAGGTACAGACATAACAGGAAGTTATGCCACTTGGAGAGATTTAGGCTTTGCTTTAGCAGAAGAATACAGAGAAACAGGAAGAGATTATTTCCACCGAATAAGTAAAAATTATGCAGGTTACGATGCTAAAGAGTGTGATGCACAATTCGATAAATGCTTAAACGCAAAAGGACACGGAATTACAATTGCTACCTTTTACCATTACACACATCAGTCAGGTATAAAACCGACTAAACAACAGTATAACAACGAAGTTGCAACAAACGTTGTAACTGTTGTCGATACACCCAACCAAGCAATGCCTACAATACCAGAAACGGTATATGAGAATTTGCCACAGTTTTTACAACAAGTTGTAAACCCTGCTAATGGACAGGAAGAAAAGGACATTTTATTGTTAGGCGCATTAACAGCATTTAGTGCGTGCTTTCCTAAACTCTTCGGAATCTATGACCAACGTAAAGTATTCAGCAACTTATATTTATTTGTAACCGCACCTGCTTCTGCAGGAAAAGGAAGGCTTAACCAAATTAAAAATTTGGTAGAGCCCGTTCACAAATTAAAACGAGAACAAGCCAAAGTATTAAAGCAGCAATTTCAATCAGAAACCGCTACTTACAATATGAACAAAGGCAAAGATGAAAACTTAGAAAAACCGAGTAAACCGCCAGAGCGAATGCTATTCATTCCTGCTAACAATAGTGTAACAGGCGTATATCAATTAATTTCTGATAATAAAGGCAGAGGATTAATTTTTGAAACCGAAGGCGATACGTTAGCACAAGCCTTTAAAAGCGATTATGGTAATTATTCCGATGGTTTTCGGAAAGCCTTTCATCACGAAACTATAAGCTATTATCGCAGAACGGATAGAGAATACGTAGATATTGAAAAACCCTGTTTATCAACAGTATTATCAGGTACACCTAAACAAGTGGCGACTCTAATACCCAATGCAGAAAATGGCTTATTTAGTCGCTTTATGTTTTACTATATGAATATAAAACCAACTTGGAAAAACGTGTTTCAAAATAGCAATAAAGTAGGTTTAGATGATTACTATAACCAATTAGGTAGTGAGTTTTTAGAACTGTACAAAACGCTAAAAAACAATCCAGAGATTGAAATACGATTAACCACAACTCAACAACAGCAATTCAATACCTTTTTTGAATCCTTACAGACCAAATACATCAACCTACAACCCGAAGAGTATATTGCAACAATAAGGAGATTAGGCTTAATTGCATTTAGGGTAATGATGCTATTCACAGCATTCCGCATTATGGAAGATGGTGATGTAAATGGAACTAAAGAATGTGAGGATATAGATTTTGAGAACGCTATAACCATAATTTCAATTTTAGTGAAGCACAGTAGTAAAGTATTTAATGATTTACCAATAGAGCAGAAAGCAACAAAACGTTCAAATAGAAAAGAACGCTTTTTAGAAAGTTTACCAAAACAATTTATCAGACAAGTGTATTTAGATTTAGCCACAAAACAGAACATCCCACATAAAACCGCAGAAGGATATATTACCAAATTTGTAGAAGCAGGATTAATACACAGAGAAGCACACAATAACTACTCAAATCCTGCAAAGCCGTAG